The proteins below are encoded in one region of Bacillus vallismortis:
- the lmrA gene encoding transcriptional regulator LmrA produces MSYGDSREKILSAATRLFQLQGYYGTGLSQIIKESGAPKGSLYYHFPGGKEQLAIEAVNEMKDYIRQKIADCMEACTDPAEGIQSFLKELSCQFSCTEDIEGLPVGLLAAETSLKSESLREACHEAYKEWASVYEEKLRKAGCSESHAKEASTVINAMIEGGILLSLTAKNSTPLLHISNRIPALLKR; encoded by the coding sequence ATGAGTTATGGAGATTCCCGTGAGAAAATTCTTTCAGCAGCTACCCGGTTATTTCAGCTGCAGGGGTATTACGGCACGGGGCTGAGCCAGATTATAAAGGAAAGCGGCGCGCCTAAAGGCTCTCTTTATTACCACTTTCCGGGCGGTAAAGAACAACTCGCGATCGAAGCGGTGAATGAGATGAAGGACTATATCCGCCAGAAAATCGCGGACTGCATGGAAGCCTGCACCGATCCGGCGGAAGGCATTCAATCCTTTTTGAAGGAGCTCTCCTGCCAATTTTCATGTACGGAAGACATTGAAGGCTTGCCTGTCGGCTTGCTTGCGGCTGAGACGTCATTGAAAAGCGAATCATTGAGGGAAGCCTGCCATGAAGCCTACAAAGAGTGGGCATCTGTGTATGAGGAAAAACTGCGGAAGGCGGGCTGCAGCGAGAGCCATGCTAAGGAAGCCAGCACCGTGATTAACGCGATGATTGAAGGCGGTATCCTTCTATCATTGACGGCAAAAAACAGCACACCGCTCCTTCATATCTCCAACCGCATACCCGCCCTGCTGAAGAGATAA
- the lmr(B) gene encoding lincomycin efflux MFS transporter Lmr(B): MILETAAKASPQYKVMPIMISLLLAGFIGMFSETALNIALTDLMKELNITAATVQWLTTGYLLVLGILVPVSGLLLQWFTTRQLFTVSLIFSIAGTLIAALAPSFPFLLAARIVQAIGTGLLLPLMFNTILVIFPPHKRGAAMGTIGLVIMFAPAIGPTFSGLVLEHLNWHWIFWISLPFLVLALVFGIAYMQNVSEITKPKIDILSIILSTIGFGGIVFGFSNAGEGSGGWSSPTVIVSLIVGVVGLILFSIRQLTMKQPMINLRAFKYPMFILGVLMVFICMMVILSSMLLLPMYLQGGLVLTAFASGLILLPGGVLNGFMSPVTGRLFDKYGPKWLVIPGFVIVTVVLWFFSNITTTSTAVMIIILHTCLMIGISMIMMPAQTNGLNQLPPEFYPDGTAIMNTLQQMAGAIGTAVAVSIMAAGQHDYLSTAKNPADPAVIPQALTAGIQHAFVFAMIVAIIGLIGAFFLKRVKVDH, translated from the coding sequence ATGATTTTGGAAACAGCAGCTAAAGCATCTCCGCAATACAAAGTGATGCCGATTATGATTTCCTTGCTGTTGGCCGGTTTTATCGGCATGTTCAGTGAAACGGCACTGAATATCGCGTTAACCGATCTTATGAAGGAATTAAATATTACAGCAGCAACCGTTCAATGGTTGACGACAGGCTACCTGCTAGTGCTTGGTATCCTCGTTCCTGTATCAGGCCTGCTCTTGCAGTGGTTCACAACAAGACAGCTTTTTACCGTGTCACTGATCTTTTCAATTGCAGGCACCTTGATCGCGGCGCTTGCGCCCAGCTTCCCGTTTTTATTAGCGGCGAGGATCGTTCAGGCTATTGGAACGGGGCTGTTATTGCCGCTGATGTTTAACACGATTTTGGTGATTTTCCCGCCTCATAAACGAGGCGCGGCGATGGGGACGATCGGACTTGTCATTATGTTTGCACCCGCCATCGGCCCGACTTTCTCCGGATTGGTTCTGGAGCATCTCAACTGGCACTGGATTTTCTGGATCTCTCTTCCGTTCCTTGTGCTGGCCCTTGTTTTCGGTATCGCATACATGCAAAATGTATCTGAGATTACAAAGCCGAAAATTGATATATTGTCTATCATCCTGTCCACGATTGGTTTTGGCGGCATCGTGTTTGGATTCAGCAACGCGGGTGAAGGCTCCGGCGGATGGTCCAGCCCGACTGTTATCGTCTCGCTGATTGTTGGCGTTGTCGGTCTTATCCTGTTTTCAATCCGCCAGCTGACGATGAAGCAGCCAATGATCAACCTCCGTGCGTTCAAATATCCGATGTTTATTTTGGGCGTGCTCATGGTGTTCATTTGCATGATGGTCATCCTGTCCTCTATGCTGCTTCTGCCGATGTATTTGCAAGGCGGCTTAGTCCTGACGGCATTTGCCTCTGGCCTTATTCTCTTGCCGGGCGGCGTTTTAAACGGATTTATGTCCCCTGTTACAGGCCGTCTGTTCGACAAATACGGACCGAAATGGCTTGTCATCCCGGGATTTGTGATTGTGACTGTTGTCCTTTGGTTCTTCTCAAACATCACAACCACTTCAACGGCTGTGATGATTATCATCTTGCACACCTGCTTGATGATCGGAATCTCTATGATCATGATGCCTGCGCAGACAAATGGTTTAAACCAGCTTCCGCCTGAGTTTTATCCAGACGGCACCGCCATCATGAATACGCTCCAGCAAATGGCGGGCGCTATCGGAACAGCGGTTGCGGTCAGCATTATGGCTGCGGGCCAGCATGATTATTTGAGCACAGCCAAAAACCCCGCCGATCCGGCAGTCATCCCGCAGGCTTTGACAGCGGGCATACAGCACGCGTTTGTGTTTGCGATGATTGTGGCGATTATCGGTTTAATTGGCGCTTTCTTTTTGAAGCGGGTGAAGGTTGATCATTAA